Proteins found in one Corynebacterium canis genomic segment:
- a CDS encoding single-stranded DNA-binding protein: MAQQTVTVTGHLVSDPLLKKISETGEIARFRLASSRRRLNQGTGRWESYDNLYIGVECWGQLARNVKSSLRGGMAVIATGTMVSSEWDDKDGNRQSRIVLKSTHIGVDLSRYTVNSLPTAPLQPVGDKRVKAPKAFDPEAEGGYDEDLTATSAIDPAPQPGASDPAPQPGTIDPAPQSEDEGQEVRVEVTS; this comes from the coding sequence ATGGCGCAGCAAACTGTCACTGTTACCGGCCATTTGGTTTCGGATCCACTGTTGAAAAAGATCAGCGAGACTGGGGAAATCGCCCGGTTCCGCCTCGCATCGAGCAGGCGCAGGCTCAATCAAGGCACTGGGCGGTGGGAAAGCTATGACAACCTGTATATCGGCGTGGAGTGTTGGGGCCAGCTGGCGCGCAATGTGAAATCGAGTTTGCGGGGCGGCATGGCCGTGATCGCAACGGGCACGATGGTCAGCAGTGAATGGGATGATAAGGACGGTAATCGGCAATCTCGAATTGTGCTGAAGTCCACGCATATTGGGGTGGATTTGAGCAGGTACACGGTGAATTCGTTGCCCACTGCGCCGTTGCAACCGGTGGGGGATAAGCGGGTGAAGGCCCCGAAGGCCTTCGACCCGGAGGCGGAGGGTGGGTACGATGAAGACCTTACGGCCACCTCCGCTATCGACCCTGCACCGCAGCCGGGAGCCAGCGACCCTGCACCGCAGCCGGGAACCATTGACCCTGCACCGCAGTCGGAAGATGAGGGGCAGGAGGTTCGGGTGGAGGTTACTTCTTAA
- the fepB gene encoding Fe2+-enterobactin ABC transporter substrate-binding protein: protein MTQRSHIRTRILTAGLFITVGLTAAACSPAENSTESAQSTAASSSASDSENQGQWPRTVDSLVVQDGKATKETEKVEIPAQPKRIVSTTVTVTGSLLAIDAPVVATGGAQPGPAASDKGFFNQWAQVAEDRNVESLYHLDPNLEKIVGQQPDLIVVSAAGADSATKLHDQLKDVAPVVVVDYSDKSWEALITELGTITGLESNAESTLESFNKRLNEVKDAITVPDQPTNIGLALAEGEGMSLWTKQSAQGELLAELGFEVAEPAADIVDTSGQFGKRTDVKRVTPENLDKALTGKTFLVSNVDGTEDPVAKIKSNPQLADAEVVNSDHVYAIDPEIFRVDYYSALGFLDQIEKLFKK, encoded by the coding sequence ATGACGCAGCGTTCCCACATTCGAACTAGAATTCTCACAGCAGGTCTTTTCATTACCGTCGGGCTGACCGCCGCCGCCTGCTCCCCGGCCGAAAACTCCACCGAAAGCGCGCAATCCACCGCCGCCAGCAGCAGCGCCTCTGACAGCGAAAACCAAGGCCAGTGGCCGCGCACCGTCGATTCGCTGGTGGTGCAGGACGGCAAAGCCACCAAAGAAACCGAAAAAGTTGAAATCCCCGCGCAGCCGAAGCGCATCGTTTCCACCACCGTCACCGTCACCGGCAGTTTATTGGCTATCGACGCCCCGGTGGTCGCCACCGGCGGTGCGCAACCCGGCCCTGCAGCCTCCGACAAAGGATTCTTCAATCAGTGGGCACAGGTTGCCGAGGACCGCAATGTGGAAAGCCTTTATCACCTTGATCCAAACCTGGAAAAAATCGTGGGGCAGCAGCCGGACCTGATCGTGGTCTCCGCCGCGGGTGCCGACTCCGCGACGAAACTCCACGACCAGCTCAAAGACGTCGCCCCAGTCGTGGTGGTGGACTATTCCGACAAGAGCTGGGAAGCCCTGATCACCGAACTGGGCACGATCACCGGTTTGGAAAGCAATGCGGAAAGCACGCTGGAATCCTTTAATAAGCGCCTAAATGAGGTCAAGGACGCGATCACGGTCCCCGACCAACCAACGAACATTGGGTTGGCGCTCGCCGAGGGCGAAGGCATGAGCCTGTGGACCAAGCAATCCGCGCAGGGCGAATTGCTTGCCGAGCTCGGCTTTGAGGTGGCGGAACCCGCTGCGGATATCGTGGACACCTCGGGGCAATTCGGCAAACGCACCGACGTTAAACGCGTCACACCGGAGAACCTAGACAAGGCTCTCACCGGCAAAACCTTCTTGGTAAGCAATGTCGACGGCACCGAAGATCCGGTTGCCAAAATCAAGTCGAACCCGCAGCTTGCCGACGCCGAAGTGGTTAATAGCGATCACGTCTATGCCATCGACCCCGAGATTTTCCGCGTGGACTACTACAGCGCCCTCGGATTCCTGGATCAGATAGAGAAACTCTTTAAGAAGTAA